tgtcaggaggAGAAGCTGCAGCTGGAGCAGAAGCTAAAGAAGACTGAAGAGGATCTCAGCAGACAGCTCAGCTTCACAcaacaggtaggtgtgtgtgtgtgtgtgcgcgcgcacgcctgcgcatatgcacacatgcgcgcgacgtgcgtacatgcttgtgtgttggttgttgtgtttagtgtctgtgtgtgtgtgactgaggagGATTTCACTgccttaacccattggcgcctgagcccgtttttagaaaaggtccccaatgcctgagggttttttgagataagaaaaaatggTAGGAAACTCCTATGagaaattcaatatctcagcctctggaacacatagggacatgggacagattgcatttaaaaggtaaaatcctctgctttcacgggattatgctcattcagcattaacactatcacatattccttaaaaaaatcatatctcataatcaaatgattgaaaaaagtttcatgtgctgtcaggataatgcttgatgctgctatttattataggctattaggctacttgctattgctactgttacaatagctgactataactaaatcataataatcatcattattataattattaggcagtcatttctgccaaaTCGAGGGACATTTGtctaatacagccacttgctctcccaccggcgagtatggccgttttattcctcccaacgttatgcagagacagatgagcaatttcatcctattttgagacggggctccactttgagctggatgtgtggccgcgcgtctataatccgcatgtctaccgttgtctgcctcaccaataggctatcaccatatccgtaagttcctcagtgaaaatattctgaaataggcctatatctaaaggacgtgcttcctcagatattggcaccttcgccaatcgccccgagtgtcggagtgaacttttggtaacgtcggggggGAAATCTaactgactgtctatttggaagccactcgcctacctcttcatgcggccgcggcaaaccACACTCCTgatctctatctaaagggtcttcaatcatatttcctttcctcgattgaaatctcttcattacctttcaacttaACATCACGTTCactgtaacagcgtgtctcgcgaaccacagcctttttacctgtgtgaaatggctaaacaacccacgtctgcagaagcaagcatggttgatttcatttgacaATTTTGTCGAcaaataaaaacttttttttgccacatgatctttaaaaaatcgagaacacccacctcttgtgtatttgaacaaaatattgtgcattgcatctcccatgcgtcttgatAATATTGAAAagtcaataatgttgcgttttgcaacaaccggcgtcagggccaatgttgcgtaacgcaacaaccggcgtcaatgggttaatgtgtgtgtgtgtatgtgtatagtatTAATGTTGCATGCTTCTttctttttcacgaatacttaccaccaccatcaaattctaagtattcattatgactgcaaaaattgcaattttcattcatgaaaagtgggatcttctccatggttcgccattttggatttccaaaaatagccatttttagctgcaaaaatgattgtacttggaccatactagaaaatatttgtttattacttagtaaactttcatgtaaagaacaaaattggcaataggcagcccccaataaacagcatagttgcagtaccttttttgaccatttcctgcacagtgtccctttaaatatgttcttatgttgtgtgtgtatgtttgtttagactctggcagagaagagcagagagctgGACAAGCTGCGATCGGAATggagcacacacaccacctctctcaccacgcgacacacacacgacctcagcgcagagagggagaaggctcttgaggtagacacacacacacacacacacacacacacacacacacacacacctactgtaattTCACAACCTCTGCGGTGTTGTATTGCCATGTACTGGGCAAGAGATTTATTTCTTTTtgagatattgtttttttttttttttttcagtctacACATCTGGCACTGGACTAAACCATTTGGCGGCCCGCCCCCGGGCCttttgtttgacacccctgctttaatgtgtgtgtgtgtgtgtgtgtgtaggcccagaCTCGTCTGTGTGAGCAGAAGGAGGCTGGCCTTGCCTGTGGAGCTCCTAAGAGTTCCTAAATGTGGAGCTCCTTAGAGttcctaaatgtgtgtgtgtgtctgttcaatgtgtgtgcgcatgtctgtttaatgtgtgcgtatgtctgtttaatgtgtgtgtgtgtgtgtgtaagcccagGCACCTCTGTGTGAGCAGAAGGAGGCTTTGTGTGTGGTGCTGAaaaattaattgtgtgtgtgtgtgtgtgtaatgtctgtgcgTGTAGGCCCAGGCGCGTCTGTGTGAGCAGAAGGAAGCGTTGCGTGCAGAGCTGGAGAGCGCCCACCAGAGGAGCAGCGAGGCGTTGCAGTCCCGCCTCTCCCAGCTGGAGACAGCCAATCGGGAGCTGACCGACAAAAAGTACAGACATGAGGCCACGCTGCGCGAACTCAAGGCCAAACTGGCCACCgccgaggaggtgtgtgtgtgtgtgcgtgtgtgtgcgtgtgtgtgcgtgtgtgtgcgtgtgtgtgcgtgtgtgtgcgtgtgtgtgcgtgtgtgtgcgtgtgtgtgcgtgtgtgtgcgtgtctgtgtgtgtgtgtctgtgtgtgtgtgtgtgtctgtgtgtgtctgtgtgtgtctgtgtgtgtcttttggagTGAGAGTCAGTATAATGgagtgtgtgtggcagtgagtgagtgagtgagagtgagtatggtgtgtgtgtgtggcagcagagtgttggatgtgtgtggatgtgctgtGGATGTGTCATTAGTCTAATGATAATTTCCAAATTAATACTTCTGCATGTTAAAATAAATGCCTTGACAGTACTTTGAATGGTTAAAAACTGTCACGCCATAGGGTTGAACGGGGTCACATTTCATATTTAGTCTTAGTAGAATGCAAAATTCATTCAAATTCAAAAAGTCATGAAAATGTAATGGTAGACGTTTTGATTCAGTTGAGTTTCagttgaaaagtgtgtgtgtgtgtgtgttgcacaatgAGAACAGTGGTCTGGATGAGAAATGTGTATTAAtgatattcgtgtgtgtgtgttttgtaggagtgtgtgcgagtgcatcagcaggtgtgtgtgttacGGAGCGAGAACAGCGCGCTGGATGAGGAGTGTCACTCTAAGGAGCGTCAGCTgagtcagacacacactcgcCTGGCCGTCCTGGAGCAGGAGACCAGAGACAAGgacacactcctcacacacacgcgcgacgcaCTGGAGGCCGCCCAGCagcagaaggtacacacacacacacacacacacacacatacacacacacacacacacacacacacacacacacacacacacacacacgacgcagtGGAGGCCGCCCAGcagcagaagacacacacacacacacacacgacgcagtGGAGGCCGCCCAGcagcagaagacacacacacacacacacacacacacacacacacacacacacacacacacacacacacacacacacacacgacgcagtGGAGGCCGCCCAGcagcagaagacacacacacacacacacacacacacacacgacgcagcagaaggtacacacgcacacacgcgcgcgcacaccatTCACTAAGCCCATACCGTACACATGCATGCCATCAGATCACAACTAGATGACACAACACGATcaatactagggatgcaaatagcaataaattcattaattgttagttgattgaccatatcaatcgacttacgattaattgattagGAGAGTTATTCTCCCAAGTCTCAATGTCCAGCTACATGTACACCTATATACCACGAGTAACGCCACTGTAACAATAATGTATTACACGCTGATCCACCACCGAATAGAACTTTCATTCAATtttgtgcgcgtgcatacgtgcgtgtgtgtgtgttcaggtgtcgGTGGAGGGCAATGCGGAGAGTAAGCAACATCAGATTGACAAGCTGGAGACCACAGTCAAGTCCCTGTCTGAGGAACTCattaaggtgtgtatgtgtgtgtttttatgtgcatgcatgtttgctgcTCAACAGCATCATTACGCgtctcttgtgtgtttgtgtgtatgggatTATTGTGCGTTTGTTatttaagagagtgtgtgtgtgtgtgtgtgtgtgtgtgtgtgtgtgtgtgtgtgtgtgtgtgtgtgtgtgtgtgtgtttcaacaaaGGAGTCGCCTGAAATGTCCAAGTGTGAAAAAATAACACTGATAAATATTACTTGTATAACATAATGAATAGTTTATATTTTGATTGAACCACAACATGCAATCTTAGAGACTTAGATAACATCTATTGGTATAATCGCCTACAAGTTACGTAGATCAGtcgtgttttttgttgttgttgttgttgaaaaaatgtgtatggggtccccagaaatgtgggatgtcaaaatggggtcacgaggcaaaaaaggttgggaaccactggtgcaaGGCAGCATGATCATCAAGGATCTTCATGGGAATGTTGAAGGCTctgtcattagtgtgtgtgtacattattttattttattttttgtctttttgactttatttatgatagtacagtgaatatggtgacaggaacagagtggggagagagagacggggaagggccggcaaaggacccgagccgggaatcgaacccgggtcgtccgCATAgttgacgagtgccctaccgtaaggccacggtagggctgtgtgtacatacattatttaatgtatgtgtgtgtccgtttagGCCAACAGCATCATCAAGCGTCTCCATGGTGACGTGAAGGCCCTGATGGCCAAGATGAAGGTGAAGAACAGCGTCATGGTGTCTCAGGAGAAACACCTGCAGGAGACGCAagacaaactcacgcacacacagacgcagctcTCACACTCGCAGACGCAGCTGCAGCAGCGGGAccaagaggtgtgtgtggtgtgtgtgtgtgtgtgtgtgtactccaatgTGTGCATGCTCTCTATTGCCCTGCTATGTGTGAATGCTCATGGTGTGGCATTGTAAGTTGGCCCAGTTGCAAGCAAACTGAGCGAGACAAAATCCAGCGTTCCATTCTAACCACTTGTCAGTCAGCAAGTTATTGAAGCATTGCTATTGTTGATTTGATGGGTGgcctgcaatgttttttttttctctttctgtgcaTAGAATgtaggttatgtatataaccacggttctatgagttccggatgaccgccagagctcgGCTGTCACTCAGAGTCTATGCGAGAAGACTTGCCAAGAGGTCACTTAAAGGGTTCACCGGTCTTTTGACCCCGGTCACGGGGTCacggggtgacgtcacccaggccacaagtgaatttgttgttatTAAGACTCGTCCTGCACGTCCCGTGCGCTgacatccatgtgctgtaagcaccgttcaggaggaacgatatagaacTAAATTTGTTGCAAGTCATtgctatttttgtattttttttctgtagttttggTCAAGGAATACACAGCCATcagagctgtgtgcgtgtgtttgtgcacatgaacTTCCACCTGTGCGTGTCTGTCAGCTGTCATAgttgtaaccgtgtgtgtgtgtgttttcaggtgtttAAGTTGAAAGAGCAGTTGGAGGCGACGGTGCAGAAGTTGGATGAGAGCAGAGAGGTGCTGAAAACCAACGAGAAcggtacacgcgcacacacacacacacaccatcataaccacacacacactacagccaatatattCATATAAAAGGAAGCCTACTAATAGAACCAAGATATGAGAAGCACATTTGGAGCAACCAAATTGTTTTCTAGTGTCTGTTACAGCTGATCTAAGACACAGGTCTAAACCGACTTGAACCCAAGGGCAAGGGCAACACAATATTGGAACACAATACAGGAGTTAATTGTGTGTGATGTGCTCTAGTACTTACAGCAAAGAGGTTGGAGTcgtaaagaggcttcgaaacccgcccacccaatgcaaaagtgtgtgctcgagtctcctaagggggcgttgtcccctccttcttcttctagttttgaggtgtttgcacgagaagtgcgctacaaccatctacagcgctaaggggaatccatttattctcaacctctggactccgaaggtctcctaaagggccgttccccagacagaaagtggataccagaaaagaactaGAGTGACTTCTTTCTttctagagcagggatgtcaaagggtgcatcccaatatgtgaccttgcctcctccacttgtgcttgtctcctcgtcccgcctcctggcccctcctccgtggagaaaacgataaagtttcccagctgttagcctcgccacaacaacttttgagggactgtttttcattcaccatcccaattgcaaatgagaaaaagactttacaattgagcttttgcaagatattgaaatataatgctgtcgtcagtgatgtcatcatgacgagaagcaagtggaggaggcaagtggaggaggcaaggtcacatattaaaatgtactcaaactcaggcccgggggcccgcgagatcatttcaaaagtctattacagttggcccacatacaccatcaatgtatagcctagtatgacttgaacatgaaatttgctgtgtcgcaggatgtgtagacacatttgaactaacaaatattaTGGGAATGAGTGTATGTGAAATCTAACTATGAGTATGTAGAGCATGCATGCATAATTTTAGTTAATGATTGTGGAGTTATGGctcgcgacttcgttccagattttcattttggccctcagtcaatttgagtttgacacctctgatctagagtatctctgctgacagtatctgtgtgtgtctgtgtgtgttctctctgctCTGTGTTCCCTCCAGTGATCACATGGCTAAATAAGCAGCTGAATGAGAACCAGTTGTCACGGCGACAAGAGGGAGGGGGCGTGTTCGAGACGCCTCCAGGCCAATCGGGAATGGCCGGGCGGCGAGTAGGCGGAGCCCCCAGTAACCCGGTAGgccagggagagtgtgtgtgtgtgtgtgtgtgtgtgtgtgtgtgtgtgtgtgtgtgtgtgtgtgtgtggtgtgaagaTGGTCTGATTCCAATCAATCCGTTCAATCCTTTTCTAATCAAGAATActgtttaactctctctctctctctcgcatgtgtgcgtgcacgctctgtctttctctctctctctctctctctctctctctctctctctctctctctctctctctctctctctctctgtagtgtgaCAGTAGgggttttcctctctcctctgtgggTGTGTATTCCTCTTCGTCGCCTGCTCTTGGCTACCCCATCACCTCCACCCTCAACAACCCCCCGTCCGgagcacacacgcacccccccttcaaggtacacacacgacacaaacacacaaccgcccctcttcaaaaaacacacacacatacacacacacacacacacacacacacacacacacacacacacacacacagacacacattgatcaacccatcccctccctccaccaGGGCTTGTGCCATTCTTGAAGTTCTGTTGCGTAGCCTGATGCAGAATGATCACATTCTTCACATTTTGATAATCCATAAGTGGTTGTGATTCATTTTGTGGTTCGTCTTTATGCATTGGAATGTGCTATTTACCTCtgccaagaaggttatgttttttagtttttaatctttgttcattcattgaacatccacacacacatgcacactgttgAAATATTATTTGGCTGCTAGCATGTCCtgtgacaaagtgtgtgtgtgtgtgtgtgtgtgtgtgtgtgtgtgtgtgtgtgtgtgtgtgtgtgtgtgtgt
This is a stretch of genomic DNA from Engraulis encrasicolus isolate BLACKSEA-1 chromosome 6, IST_EnEncr_1.0, whole genome shotgun sequence. It encodes these proteins:
- the sass6 gene encoding spindle assembly abnormal protein 6 homolog — its product is MTEILFNKRLQVQIKCKDSDDRRSTIRLSVELQFTSNPIPKRELLVRLTDDADLFFLYNLSISEEDFQSLKVQQGLLVDFSSFPQRFTELLQQCLTEQDKDNPRFLLQLLCASSLDHGPASLNVVETNPFKHLTHLSLKLLHGNDTQIKTFLANCLSTMKEEKLQLEQKLKKTEEDLSRQLSFTQQTLAEKSRELDKLRSEWSTHTTSLTTRHTHDLSAEREKALEAQARLCEQKEALRAELESAHQRSSEALQSRLSQLETANRELTDKKYRHEATLRELKAKLATAEEECVRVHQQVCVLRSENSALDEECHSKERQLSQTHTRLAVLEQETRDKDTLLTHTRDALEAAQQQKVSVEGNAESKQHQIDKLETTVKSLSEELIKANSIIKRLHGDVKALMAKMKVKNSVMVSQEKHLQETQDKLTHTQTQLSHSQTQLQQRDQEVFKLKEQLEATVQKLDESREVLKTNENVITWLNKQLNENQLSRRQEGGGVFETPPGQSGMAGRRVGGAPSNPCDSRGFPLSSVGVYSSSSPALGYPITSTLNNPPSGAHTHPPFKVQFNPMGARSALSPVERSPPVTHTHLANKENGEPVGLDPKYLERRDDSIPLRGLLNTMNINTDISKPSGSKAKPGGGQTVPSAYFPG